From Pontibacter actiniarum, a single genomic window includes:
- a CDS encoding LysM peptidoglycan-binding domain-containing protein encodes MRKSFTALLTLLLLPLLVLAQGVTVPKNIYFADIHLNISDGAQAEIQKKVDALHRNQTYFKIKVDLADAYFPVIERVFKEEGVPDDFKYLALQESGLIGDAISTSNAVGYWQFKREAALDFNLRMDKVVDERRHIIEASRGAALYFKRSNNYYNNWFNSLLSYYLGYTGAKAYTKASDQGARKMEITEKAHPYVITFLAHKVAYDSFIGKASPPAVSLREMRANPGQSLSEIALATKTDYAELEKYNKWLLGNSIPSDKDYYVMIPVRNGNEGGFLASAKDNNHSLTHQAGTRKASAAMVKRNNLNALVAREGDTKDKLALQAGISTRRFLKYNDMYSFDKVAPGTAYYIEKKRTSADTEYHVVQPGETMQMISQHYGVRLGWLLFKNRMKRNEVPVPGRVLWLQKRRPGSTPVEVRDLDKKSVANTSKQAYEPVAEASAEPKENIFTRFINSLKGNRQETEPQETQPAVERKAAAVTQEAELVEETALKEVEEETAEAVTAAPAPAAKKTATALYPGTAKAAAQPKPAAEKPFPAGTGAPAQQKVVAAETFPSTAPPAATPAPAQKQTGTPTTHVVKQGETLYGISRMYAVTVNDLATWNNLGDTPLKMGQELLVAEPQMQPEPAATAEAVAEDAAEVPATLLSTSSPYHKVAAGETLYQISKKYNVLLEELRQWNSLADNSIQLGQELRIKAPATTTAAPASEEAAAPAGNSRVYHTVAGGESMYQISRKYGVTIKDIMEWNNKSDFSVSVGEKLLIKQK; translated from the coding sequence ATGAGGAAATCCTTTACCGCCCTTCTCACGCTTTTGCTTCTGCCGCTGCTTGTGCTGGCGCAGGGGGTAACAGTGCCCAAAAACATTTATTTTGCCGATATCCACCTGAATATCTCAGATGGAGCACAGGCGGAGATACAGAAAAAGGTGGATGCCCTTCACCGCAACCAGACCTACTTTAAAATTAAGGTAGACCTGGCCGATGCTTATTTCCCGGTGATTGAGCGTGTTTTTAAAGAAGAAGGCGTGCCGGATGACTTTAAATACCTCGCGCTGCAGGAAAGCGGCCTGATCGGGGATGCCATTTCTACCTCAAACGCCGTGGGGTACTGGCAGTTTAAGCGCGAGGCCGCCCTGGACTTTAACCTGCGCATGGACAAAGTGGTGGACGAGCGCCGCCACATTATTGAGGCAAGCCGTGGCGCGGCACTGTACTTTAAGCGCAGCAACAACTACTACAACAACTGGTTCAACTCCCTGCTCTCCTACTACCTGGGCTATACCGGGGCCAAAGCCTACACCAAGGCATCTGACCAGGGCGCCCGGAAAATGGAGATCACCGAGAAGGCCCACCCATACGTGATCACCTTCCTGGCACACAAAGTTGCCTACGACAGCTTTATTGGAAAGGCCAGCCCGCCTGCCGTGTCGCTGCGTGAGATGCGCGCCAACCCTGGCCAAAGCCTCTCGGAAATCGCGCTGGCCACCAAAACTGACTATGCAGAGCTGGAGAAGTATAACAAATGGCTGCTGGGCAACTCTATTCCTTCTGATAAGGATTACTATGTGATGATACCGGTGCGCAATGGCAACGAAGGCGGTTTTTTGGCCTCCGCGAAGGACAATAACCATTCGCTTACCCACCAGGCAGGCACCCGGAAAGCCTCCGCAGCCATGGTCAAGCGCAACAACCTGAACGCGCTCGTAGCCCGCGAGGGCGATACCAAGGATAAGCTGGCCCTGCAGGCAGGCATCTCCACCCGCCGGTTCCTGAAGTACAACGACATGTACAGCTTCGACAAAGTAGCGCCGGGCACGGCTTACTACATCGAGAAAAAGCGCACCAGCGCCGACACGGAGTACCACGTAGTGCAACCGGGCGAAACCATGCAGATGATCTCCCAGCACTACGGCGTTAGGCTGGGTTGGCTGCTGTTTAAGAACCGCATGAAGCGTAACGAGGTACCGGTGCCGGGCCGTGTGCTGTGGCTGCAGAAACGCCGCCCGGGCAGCACACCGGTAGAGGTGCGCGACCTGGACAAGAAGAGCGTGGCAAACACCTCCAAGCAGGCATACGAGCCTGTGGCAGAAGCATCAGCCGAGCCGAAAGAGAACATCTTCACTCGCTTTATTAACAGCCTGAAAGGTAACCGCCAGGAAACAGAGCCACAGGAAACACAACCGGCTGTAGAAAGAAAGGCCGCTGCCGTAACCCAGGAAGCCGAGCTTGTGGAAGAAACAGCACTGAAGGAAGTGGAGGAAGAAACGGCGGAAGCAGTAACTGCAGCCCCGGCACCTGCTGCAAAGAAGACTGCCACGGCCCTTTACCCGGGTACAGCCAAAGCGGCGGCCCAGCCAAAGCCAGCGGCCGAAAAGCCTTTCCCGGCAGGCACTGGTGCACCTGCACAACAAAAGGTGGTAGCTGCGGAAACGTTCCCATCCACCGCCCCCCCTGCTGCTACGCCTGCACCGGCACAAAAGCAAACAGGCACCCCCACAACGCATGTCGTGAAACAGGGTGAAACGCTGTACGGCATCTCCAGAATGTACGCCGTGACGGTGAACGACCTGGCTACCTGGAACAACTTAGGCGATACTCCTCTGAAGATGGGACAGGAGCTGCTTGTTGCCGAACCGCAAATGCAGCCAGAACCAGCTGCCACAGCAGAAGCAGTGGCAGAAGACGCAGCGGAAGTGCCGGCTACCTTGCTGAGCACCAGCAGCCCCTACCACAAAGTGGCGGCTGGCGAAACGCTTTACCAGATTTCCAAAAAGTATAACGTGTTGTTGGAGGAGCTGCGCCAGTGGAACAGCTTAGCGGACAACAGCATTCAGCTAGGCCAGGAACTACGGATTAAGGCTCCTGCCACCACCACTGCTGCCCCTGCTTCCGAAGAGGCAGCTGCACCAGCGGGTAACAGCCGTGTGTACCATACCGTAGCTGGTGGCGAAAGCATGTACCAGATCTCGCGCAAGTATGGCGTCACGATCAAAGACATCATGGAGTGGAACAACAAGTCCGACTTTTCTGTGAGTGTGGGCGAAAAGCTGCTGATCAAACAGAAGTAG
- a CDS encoding glycosyltransferase family 9 protein, with product MRKILIIQTAFLGDVVLATALVEKLHAFYPEARLDFLLRKGNEGLLKDHPLLRQVLIWNKKEGKYKSLMRLLSQIRAEKYDLVVNVQRFGATGILTAFSGAKETVGFEKNPFSRFFTRRYVHDVRSGTHEVERNNMLIQSVTNAIPEKPKLYPSQTDFAKVQDLKAEPFICMAPTSVWFTKQYPQEQWVTLINSLDPKYKVYLLGSPADRQHCDEIIAQSTSNRIVNLCGQLNLLQSAALMRDAVLNYVNDSGPMHLASALNAPTCAIYCSTVPRFGFGPLADFSTVVEREEPLYCRPCGLHGYKACPEGHFKCARDIRNEQLLQVLETVEAEN from the coding sequence ATGAGAAAAATACTGATCATACAAACGGCTTTTCTGGGCGACGTAGTGCTGGCAACGGCGCTGGTGGAGAAGCTGCACGCGTTTTACCCGGAGGCCCGGCTCGACTTCCTGCTGCGCAAGGGCAACGAGGGGCTGCTGAAGGACCACCCTTTGCTGCGCCAGGTGCTGATCTGGAACAAGAAAGAGGGCAAGTATAAAAGCCTGATGCGCCTGCTTTCGCAGATACGTGCCGAAAAGTATGACCTGGTGGTGAATGTGCAGCGCTTCGGGGCTACAGGTATATTAACTGCTTTTTCCGGAGCCAAAGAAACGGTTGGCTTTGAGAAGAACCCTTTCTCCCGCTTTTTTACCCGCCGCTATGTGCACGATGTCCGCTCCGGCACGCATGAAGTAGAGCGAAACAACATGCTTATCCAGAGTGTAACCAACGCCATACCTGAAAAGCCAAAGCTATACCCTAGCCAAACGGACTTTGCCAAAGTACAGGACCTGAAAGCGGAGCCGTTTATCTGTATGGCGCCTACTTCGGTTTGGTTTACAAAGCAATACCCGCAGGAGCAGTGGGTAACGCTGATCAACAGCCTTGATCCCAAGTATAAAGTATACTTGCTGGGCTCTCCGGCAGACAGGCAGCACTGTGACGAGATCATCGCTCAAAGCACAAGCAACAGGATAGTGAACCTCTGCGGACAACTGAATCTGTTGCAGTCGGCTGCCCTGATGCGTGATGCGGTGCTCAACTATGTGAATGATTCTGGCCCTATGCACCTGGCCTCTGCACTGAATGCCCCTACCTGCGCCATCTACTGTTCTACAGTACCACGCTTCGGTTTTGGTCCGCTGGCAGATTTCTCGACAGTAGTGGAGCGTGAGGAGCCGCTGTACTGCCGCCCTTGTGGCTTGCATGGTTATAAAGCCTGCCCGGAAGGTCACTTTAAGTGCGCCCGCGACATCCGCAACGAGCAGTTGCTGCAGGTGCTGGAAACGGTGGAGGCCGAAAATTAG
- a CDS encoding MFS transporter has product MAAVEKLSGMFRALSSRNYRLFFVGQGISLIGTWMQQIALSWLVYRLTDSVFLLGAVTFSSQIPSFILGPFAGVLADKFNRHKVLLVTQTLSMVQASTLAVLVLTDTIEIWHVLALSAFLGVINGFDISTRQAFVVEMVERREDLSNAIALNSSMFNMARLVGPTIAGLLIAAVGEGMCILINAVSYVAVIGSLLLMRLKPFERVQQQRKVWQSLRDGFQYAFGFPPIRALIIIVALLSLFGMPFTVLLPVFARDILHGGANTLGYLMGASGLGALSGALFLAQRKSVVGLGKVLLFTMTLFGLALIAFSFSTMLLLSLALMLFTGFGMIVTMASCNTLLQTLVDDDKRGRVMSLYSTAFMGMAPIGSMLAGSVAEQVGVGYTLAGCGVLCAFSIIPFAINRPKLRRMVQPIYERLGIVPEIATGLQSASNLSAPPEER; this is encoded by the coding sequence ATGGCAGCAGTAGAAAAATTGAGCGGTATGTTCCGGGCCCTGAGCTCGCGTAACTATAGGTTGTTCTTTGTGGGGCAGGGTATCTCCCTTATCGGTACCTGGATGCAGCAGATTGCGCTTAGCTGGCTGGTGTACCGCCTCACCGATTCCGTGTTCCTGCTCGGCGCGGTTACTTTCTCCAGCCAGATTCCTTCGTTTATACTTGGCCCCTTTGCAGGGGTGCTGGCCGACAAGTTTAACCGGCACAAGGTGCTGCTGGTTACCCAGACCCTCTCCATGGTTCAGGCGTCGACACTGGCAGTGCTGGTGCTGACCGATACCATCGAGATTTGGCATGTGCTGGCTTTAAGTGCGTTTCTGGGCGTTATAAACGGGTTTGATATTTCCACGCGGCAGGCTTTTGTGGTCGAGATGGTGGAGCGGCGCGAGGACCTGAGTAACGCCATTGCCCTGAACTCCTCCATGTTTAACATGGCACGGCTGGTGGGGCCAACCATTGCCGGCCTGCTGATAGCAGCGGTGGGAGAGGGCATGTGTATTCTCATAAACGCGGTCAGTTATGTGGCCGTTATCGGTTCGCTGCTGCTGATGCGGCTGAAGCCTTTTGAGCGGGTGCAGCAGCAGCGCAAAGTATGGCAGTCGCTGCGCGATGGCTTCCAGTACGCCTTCGGCTTTCCGCCGATACGGGCACTGATCATCATTGTGGCCCTGCTGAGCCTGTTCGGGATGCCCTTTACCGTGCTGTTGCCTGTTTTTGCCCGGGACATCCTGCACGGTGGCGCCAACACACTGGGCTACCTGATGGGAGCCTCTGGCCTGGGTGCCCTGAGCGGGGCGTTGTTCCTGGCGCAGCGCAAGTCGGTGGTGGGGCTGGGGAAGGTCCTGCTGTTTACCATGACGCTTTTCGGGCTGGCCCTAATTGCCTTCTCCTTCTCGACCATGCTGCTGCTCTCGCTGGCGCTCATGCTGTTTACGGGCTTCGGAATGATCGTGACGATGGCCTCCTGCAACACCCTGCTGCAAACGCTGGTGGATGACGACAAGCGCGGCCGCGTGATGAGCCTTTATTCCACTGCTTTTATGGGGATGGCTCCGATTGGGAGTATGCTGGCCGGCTCCGTGGCGGAGCAGGTCGGGGTAGGGTACACCCTGGCGGGCTGCGGTGTGCTCTGCGCGTTCAGCATCATTCCGTTTGCCATAAACCGGCCAAAGCTACGCCGCATGGTGCAGCCGATTTACGAGCGCCTGGGCATTGTGCCGGAGATTGCCACGGGGCTACAGTCCGCCTCCAACCTGAGCGCCCCGCCGGAGGAGAGGTAA
- a CDS encoding thiamine phosphate synthase, protein MQLIVITSPKPVEQEQQICASLFELGLETLHLRKPEASIKELQEWLQTLPKEYHRHIMLHSYHQLAEAFEVKGLHFREADRAAAAVTPKYSLAFSTSFHSLADVQQPQPYVDYGFLSPIFQSISKKDYPAAFTKEKLQEVVPQAKLPLIALGGITAEKLPLVQEMRFKGAAVLGAVWEQPNPLEAFAKLSKQ, encoded by the coding sequence ATGCAGCTAATCGTTATCACATCGCCCAAGCCGGTAGAGCAGGAGCAGCAGATTTGCGCTAGTCTGTTTGAACTTGGTCTGGAGACACTGCACTTGCGCAAACCTGAGGCAAGTATAAAGGAGCTTCAGGAGTGGCTACAGACGCTGCCGAAGGAGTACCACAGGCATATCATGCTGCACTCATATCACCAGCTGGCAGAGGCGTTTGAAGTAAAGGGCCTGCATTTTAGAGAAGCAGACAGAGCAGCAGCGGCTGTTACGCCAAAGTATAGCTTAGCTTTTTCTACCTCCTTCCACAGCCTTGCAGATGTACAGCAACCCCAGCCATACGTTGACTATGGCTTTCTAAGTCCCATTTTTCAGAGTATCTCCAAAAAAGATTATCCTGCAGCATTTACCAAAGAAAAACTCCAGGAGGTGGTGCCACAAGCAAAACTGCCGCTGATAGCTTTAGGGGGAATAACAGCAGAAAAGCTGCCGCTGGTGCAGGAGATGCGCTTTAAGGGCGCAGCCGTGTTGGGTGCTGTGTGGGAGCAACCAAATCCGCTAGAGGCATTTGCAAAGCTATCAAAGCAGTAA
- a CDS encoding M16 family metallopeptidase, which yields MPDYHIHTLPNGIRVVHKQVLHTKIAHSGFIMDIGSRDELPQEQGLAHFWEHMAFKGTQKRKSFHILNRLEAVGGELNAYTTKEKVCFYSSVLDKHFEKSFELLTDITFHSTFPEKEIEKERGVILEEMSMYLDTPEEAIVDEFDAVVFDGHPLGNNILGTKESVSGFMKQDFRNFIDRNLSTDALVFCSVSNLPFEKVVKLAEKYLSDIPRIEKPIHRLPFNSYVPKAITIEKPISQAHCVLGCPAYALADDRRIPFFMLNNLLGGPGMNSRLNLAVREKHGLVYTIDSNYATYIDTGLLSIYFGTEKKQLKRTTSLVLKELRKLREKPLGSLQLHTAKEQLMGQLAMAEESNIGLMMMIGKSILDQGKVESLNEIFDQIKSITSGDLVDIANDVLREEHLSFLNYVPA from the coding sequence ATGCCTGATTATCATATCCATACTTTACCCAACGGAATAAGAGTTGTACACAAGCAGGTGCTGCACACCAAGATAGCCCACAGCGGCTTTATCATGGATATTGGCAGCCGCGATGAGCTGCCGCAGGAGCAGGGCCTGGCCCACTTCTGGGAGCACATGGCCTTTAAAGGCACCCAAAAGCGCAAGTCTTTCCACATCCTTAACCGCCTGGAGGCGGTAGGCGGTGAGCTGAACGCCTACACGACAAAGGAGAAAGTCTGCTTCTACAGCTCCGTGCTGGACAAGCACTTCGAGAAGTCGTTTGAGCTGCTGACCGACATCACCTTCCACTCTACCTTTCCGGAGAAGGAAATTGAAAAAGAGCGCGGGGTGATTCTGGAGGAGATGTCGATGTACTTAGACACGCCCGAAGAGGCCATTGTGGATGAGTTTGACGCGGTGGTGTTTGACGGCCACCCGCTGGGCAACAACATCCTGGGCACCAAAGAGAGCGTGTCGGGCTTTATGAAGCAGGACTTCCGGAACTTCATCGACCGCAACCTGAGCACCGATGCCCTTGTGTTCTGCTCTGTAAGTAACCTGCCGTTCGAGAAGGTGGTGAAACTGGCCGAAAAGTACCTCAGCGACATTCCGCGCATCGAGAAGCCGATCCACCGCCTCCCCTTTAACAGCTATGTACCCAAGGCCATCACCATCGAAAAGCCTATTTCGCAGGCACACTGCGTATTGGGTTGCCCTGCTTATGCCCTTGCCGACGACCGCCGCATCCCGTTCTTTATGCTGAACAACCTGCTGGGCGGCCCGGGCATGAACTCGCGCCTGAACCTGGCTGTGCGCGAAAAGCACGGGTTAGTCTACACGATCGACTCCAACTACGCCACTTACATCGACACCGGGTTGCTGAGCATCTACTTCGGCACAGAGAAGAAGCAGCTAAAGCGCACCACCTCACTGGTGCTAAAGGAGCTCAGGAAGCTGCGTGAGAAACCGCTAGGCTCGCTGCAACTGCACACGGCCAAAGAGCAGCTGATGGGGCAGCTGGCCATGGCCGAGGAAAGCAACATCGGCCTGATGATGATGATCGGCAAGAGCATCCTGGACCAGGGTAAGGTTGAGTCGCTGAACGAGATATTTGACCAGATCAAGAGCATCACCTCCGGCGACCTGGTGGACATCGCCAACGATGTGCTGCGCGAGGAGCACCTGAGCTTCCTGAACTATGTACCGGCGTAG
- a CDS encoding O-methyltransferase produces the protein MEFIDEELLQYSEDHTSPESDLLHRINRETHLNVMKPRMLSGHLQGRLLSLYAKMIQPKQILEIGTYTGYSALCMAEGLQPDGMLHTVDKNEELEDRVRGYFDASGYGSQIKLYIGNALDIVPTIDAAFDLVFIDADKINYSRYYDMVIDKVRPGGYIIADNVLWSGKVLEKYRRKLDEDTKAVMDFNLYVHQDERVENILMPVRDGLMIARKK, from the coding sequence ATGGAATTTATAGACGAAGAACTGCTGCAGTATTCCGAAGACCACACCTCGCCGGAGAGTGATCTGCTGCACCGCATAAACAGGGAAACGCACCTGAACGTGATGAAGCCGCGTATGCTCTCCGGGCATTTGCAGGGCCGCTTGCTCTCGCTGTACGCCAAAATGATACAGCCAAAGCAGATTCTGGAGATCGGCACCTACACCGGCTACTCGGCCCTGTGCATGGCAGAAGGCCTGCAGCCGGACGGCATGCTGCACACCGTGGACAAAAACGAGGAGCTGGAAGACCGGGTACGCGGTTATTTCGACGCTTCCGGCTACGGCAGCCAAATCAAGCTGTACATTGGCAACGCCCTGGACATTGTGCCGACCATAGACGCAGCGTTTGACCTCGTGTTTATAGACGCCGACAAAATCAACTACAGCCGCTACTACGACATGGTGATCGACAAAGTACGCCCCGGCGGCTACATTATTGCCGACAATGTGCTCTGGAGCGGCAAGGTGCTGGAGAAGTACCGCCGCAAGCTGGACGAGGACACCAAAGCCGTCATGGATTTTAACCTGTACGTGCACCAGGACGAGCGCGTGGAGAACATCCTGATGCCCGTGCGCGACGGCCTGATGATCGCCAGGAAAAAATAA